In the Ferribacterium limneticum genome, AACGGCCAGACCGCCTTGCGCTACGCCCGGCTCGACCCTCAGCCGGACCTCATCCTGCTCGATATCATGATGCCCGGCATGGATGGCCATGAAGTGCTCGCCCGACTGCGTGCCGACCCGGCAACCAGCAATATTCCGGTGATCTTCGTGACGGCGATCAACAACCCGGACGAGGAAGGGGCCGGGCTGCACGAAGGGGCGGTCGACTACATCACCAAGCCGATCCAGCCGGCCATCTTGCGGGCCCGGGTCGAAAGCCAGATTGAAATCAAGCGTTCCCGCGATCTGCTGGCCGGTCAAAAGGTTTGGCTGGAGCAGGAGGTCAGTCGCCGGGTGGCCGAAAACAAGCAACTTGATGCTCGCCTGCAGATGGCGATTTCAAGCTCCGCCTCCGGCATCTGGGAGCACGACCACCAAGCGGGAACCAGCCTGTGGAACGACTCCCTGGCCCGGATACTGGGCCGGGAACCGGGAGCGGCGCCCATTGCCGAGCACATGGCGCTGATCCATCCGGAGGATCGCGCCCGGACTGAAAACTATCTGGCCGAGGCACTGCTCAAGGGCGATGAAATTTTTATCGACGACATCCGAATGCAGCATCGGGATGGCCATTGGGTGTCCATGGAGGTGCGCGGCAAGGTGATTCGTCGCGACACCGAGGGCGCTCCCCTGCTGACGCTCGGTACCATGGTCGACATCAGCCAGCGCAAGGCGGCGGAAGCCGAGCAGCGTCTGGCCGCGGTCGTCTTCACCGGGATCAGCGACGGTATTTGCATTACCGATCCGGGTGGCAAAATTCTGCTGATCAATGCCGCCTTTTCCAAGGTGACCGGCTATTCCGCCAGTGAAGTGCTCAACCAGAACCCGAAGATACTTCGCTCGGGCATTCACGGCGCCGAGTTTTACCGCGACATGTGGGATTGCCTCAATCGCCACGACAACTGGCAGGGTGAAATCACCAATCGGCGCAAGAGCGGCGATCTGGTCACCGAATGGCTGAGCATTTCGGCCGTTCGCGATACCCAGGGCCGACTGATGCACTACGTCGGCCTCTTCAGCGACCTGTCCGAGCGTCAGGCGGCGGCGGAGCGCATCCAGTATCTTTCCAGCTACGATCCGCTGACCAACCTGCCCAATCGCAATCTGTTTGCTGACCGTCTCGGCCAGTCGCTGATTGCCGCGCACCGCTTCAAGCGGGAAACGGCGGTCATCCTGCTCGACCTCGATCGCTTTCGTTTCATCAATGACACCCTTGGCCCACCGGCCGGTGATGAAGTGCTGGTCGAGGTCGCCCGTCGCCTCAATCTGCAGGTCCGGGAAGGCGACACCATCGGCCGGCGCTCCGGCAACGAATTCGGTTTCGTCATGGCCAGCCTGGCGCAGGAAAGCGATGCCATTGCACTCGCCCAGCGCATGCTCGATGCGATTGCCGTTCCCTTCGAGATCAAGGGGCAATCGCTGGTCATGACCGCCAGCATCGGCATCAGCGTCGCCCCGCGCAACGGTGAAGAGGCGGATACGCTGCTGACCTGCGCCGACGCCGCCCTGTTGCGCGCCAAGAAGGGCGGGCGCGGCACTTTCCGCTTCTACTCGCCGGAAATGGACGCCAATGCGGCTCGCCGTCTGGGGCTGGAGGCGGCGCTGCGCGATGCCCTTGCGCGCAATGAGCTGGCGGTCCATTACCAGCCGCAGATCAGCCTTGAAAGCGGCAACATGATCGGCATGGAAGCCTTGCTGCGCTGGAACACCGCACAGTTCGGCCCGGTGTCGCCGGCTGAATTCATTCCGATTGCGGAGGAAACCGGCCTGATCCTGCCCATCGGCGAGTGGGTCTTGCGCACCGCCTGCGAGCAGACCAAGCGCTGGCTCGATCTCGGTCTGGCCAACCTGCGCGTTGCCGTCAATCTGTCGACGCGTCAGTTCCGCCAGCCCAACCTGGCTGGCCTCGTCCGTCAGGTGCTCGATGAAACCAGATTGCCGCCGGGCGCGCTGGAGCTGGAAATTACCGAAAGTGCCTTCATCGATGACATTGACGAAGCGATTGCCCAGTGCCATGCCTTGAAGACGCTCGGGACCAAGCTCTCGCTCGATGATTTCGGTACCGGTTATTCCTCGCTGGCCTATATTTCGCGCTTCCCGTTCGACAAGATCAAGATCGACCAGGGCTTCGTGCGCGACATTATCGAAAATCCGGTCAACGCGGCGATCGCCACGGCGGCCATCGTCATGGCCCGCAGCCTCAACCTGACCGTGCTCGCCGAAGGTGTGGAAACCGAAGCACAGGCCAGTTTCCTGCGCGGGCGACGCTGCGACTCGATGCAGGGCTATCTGTTCAGTCCCGCCCTGCCGGCCGGGCAATTCGAGCAGTTGCTGTCTGGCAACAAGCGTCTGGCCCTGGTCGATAAACCGACCGACAACGGCCAGACCTTGCTGGTCGTCGATGACGAACCCAATATTCTCTCGGCGCTGTCGCGCCTGCTGCGCCGCGAGGGCTTCCAGATCCTCACCGCGACCTCGCCGAATGATGCGTTCGAATTGCTGGCCAAGAATCCGGTGCAGGTCATTCTTTCCGACCAGCGCATGCCGGAAATGTCCGGGACCGAGTTTTTTGCCCGCGTCCGCCAGCTTTATCCGGAAACCATCCGCATTGTGCTGACCGGCTATACCGATCTCGATTCGGTCACCGATGCGATCAATCGCGGCGCGATCTATAAATTCCTGACCAAGCCCTGGGATGATGACCAACTGCGCGAACAGATCCGCGAAGCTTTCCGGATGACCAAGGATCATCAGCGCCACGCCTTTTTCGCTCAAGATGAACCCAAATAGTCCCAGCGTCGCATTTCTTCGGGTTTTCCTGCCGGCAGTCCTGCTGATTCTGGTCGGTATCTGGTTCTGGGCTGAGCAGGGACTCAGCCCCTGGGCCTTTTCGGTGCTGCTCATCGGGCTGGCCGCTTTGGGGGCGCGCCAGATCGTCAGGGGCAGAAGGGACGAGCGGAGAGCTGAACAAGAATTTCGTGCCATTTTCGACCATGCCATGGTCGGCATGGCGCGTTCCGATACGGCTCAGCGTTGTCTGGAAGTGAACCCCGCGCTTTGCCGCATCCTCGGGCGAAGCAACGACGAACTGGTCGGGAAAGCCTGGCCTGAGCTGACCCACCCGGATGACCTGGCGATGAGCCAGGCCAATTTCGAGCGGCTGATGGCTGGCCAGTCCGATGGCTACTCGATGGAGCAACGCTTCCTGAGAGCTGATGGCTCGGTGGTCGAAACCCATGTTTCCGTCCGTGCCATCCGCAGTGCCAGCGGGCGGAACAAATCTTTTGCCGTGGTCGTCCAGGACATCAGCAACTGGATTCTGGCCGAGCGGGAATGGGAACAGTCGGCAAAAACGCTGCAGCGCTTCATCGATCACTTTCCCGGAACGGCGTATGTCAAGGATGCCGACTCACGCATCCTGATTGCCAATCGTGGTTTCGTCCGACAACTGGGCCTGGCGCCCGCGGCAATGATCGGTCGCCGCTCGCAGGATTTTTTCCCGGGTGAGTTCGGCGAGAAGATTCTGGCCGACGATGCGCGAATCATGGCCAGCGGCCAAACCGAGGTCATCGAGGAAAGTTTTGGCGGTCGCCACTACCAGTCGACCAAGTTCGTCATTCCGCGCGGTGATGGCACGGCAGACCTGGGGGGCATCACCCTCGATGTTACCGAGCGAAGGATGGCCGAACAGCAGTTGTACCAGCGCGACCGGCGCTCGGCCGTTTTTCTTGAACTGCCGATCAAGGCCGAGGCGCTCCCTGAAAAGGACTTCATGCAATACGGCCTCGAATGCGCCGAGGAACTGACCGGGAGCGCTGTCGCTTTCATTCACTTGGTCAACGATGACGGCAATAGCATCGAACTGGTGGCCTGGTCGCGGAGCACGCTGGAAAAATACTGCACGGCCGCCTTCGACAAGCACTACCCGCTGGCCGAAGCGGGTATCTGGGCGGATGCGGTACGGCAAAAAATGCCTGTCGTCGTCAACGACTACGCGGCGGCTCCGGGCAAGCACGGGCTTCCGGAGGGGCATTCCGTGCTGCTGCGCTTTCTCAGCATTCCGGTCATGGATGGCGGGGCCGTCAGGATGGTGGCCGGCGTCGGGAACAAAGCGAGCGATTACACCGACTATGACGTCGAAACGCTGCAACTGATCGCCAACGAAACCTGGCGGATTGTCCGCCGGCAGCGGATAGAGAATGCCCTGCGGCTGGCCATGCAGGTGGTCAATGCCAGCCCGGTGGTCTGCTTCCGCTGGGCCGCCAGCGAGGGCTGGCCGGTGGTTTTTGTTTCGGAGAACGTCAAGCAATGGGGCTATACACCGGATGACCTGAAAGCCGGCAAGCCACCATTCAGCGAACTCGTTCATCCCGATGACCTGTCCCGTATTGCCGACGAGGTCAGCCGCAAGACTGCCGCCGGGCTGGATGGTTATGAACAGGAATACCGTCTGCTGACGGCTGAAAATCAGGTCATCTGGGTCGTCGACCGCACCATCGTGCGGCGCGACGCCGAGGGCAGGGCCCTCTTTTACGATGGCGTCCTGACCAACATCACGGAGCGCAAGACCCAGCAGCTGGCGGTCAGCGAAACCCTGGCCCAGCAGAAACTGCTGAACAAACGCCTTGAAGAGGCGCACAACCAGTTGTTGCAATCGGAAAAAATGGCGTCCATCGGCCAGCTGGCGGCCGGCGTCGCCCATGAACTGAATAATCCGATCGGTTTCGTGCATTCCAACCTCGGCACCCTGGATGGCTACCTGCATGACCTGATGGCCATCATCGAGGCCTACGACAAATTGGCCGGCGAGATGGGGACGTCGTTCCCCGCGCTGGAAAAAGTCCTCCGTCTGAAGGATGACTGTGATTTTGCTTTCCTCAAGGAAGACATTTTCAGCCTGTTGAGCGAGTCAAAGGATGGGCTAGGCCGGGTGCGGAAGATCGTCCAGGATCTGAAGAGTTTTTCGCGCGTCGGCGAGCAGGAGTGGCAGGAGGCCAATCTGCATCAGGGTATCGATTCGACCCTGAACATTGTCTGGAACGAGCTCAAATACAAGTGCAAGGTGATCAAGGAATATGGCGACATCCCGCCTGTTTTCTGCCTGATCTCGCAACTCAACCAGGTCTTCATGAACCTGCTGGTCAACGCGGGACATGCCATCGAAAATCAAGGTACGATCACCATCCGTACCTATCGCCGGGGCGACGATGCGGTCTGCGTTGAAGTCAGCGACAGCGGCGTCGGTATCGCTCCCGAAAACCTCAACCGCATCTTCGAACCCTTCTACACCACCAAGCCGGTTGGCCAGGGGACCGGTCTCGGACTTTCTCTGGCCTACAGCATTATCGAGAGACATCACGGCCACCTTGAGGTCGAGAGCAGCCTTGGCAAGGGAACGACATTCCGTGTCATCCTGCCTGTTCATCAAGGAAAGACAGCCGAAAGAGAATCTGTGGAGACATCATTGTGAGCGAGGAACAGAGCTTCCCGACCCTACTTTTCGTCGATGACGAGCCTGGCATCCTGTCCGCGCTGCGGCGGCTTTTCCGCCCGCACGGCTACCGCATCTTCATTGCCGAGAGCGGTGCGGCCGGGCTGGAAATACTCGCCAAAGAGTCGGTCGATCTGGTCATTTCCGACATGCGCATGCCGGAAATGGATGGTGCCGCCTTCCTCAAGGAAGTGCGGAACCGCTGGCCGCAGGTCATGCGCATCCTGCTGACCGGTTATGCCGATATCACGTCTACCGTGGCGGCGATCAATCAGGGGGAAATCTATCGTTACGTTTCCAAGCCCTGGGATGACAACGAGATCATCACCATCGTCCGCGAAGCAACCGAACGCCAGCGGCTCGAAACCGAAAACCAGCGTCTGAGCGCCCTGACCAAGGCCCAGAACGATGAATTGAAGCAACTGAACACCAGCCTGGAGCAGAAAGTTGCCGAGCGCACCGCTGAATTGCGCCAGGCGCTGAGCTTTGTCGAACAGGCGCACAGCGAGCTGAAAAAGTCCTTCCTGACCAGCGTCCAGGTGTTTGCCGGCGTCATCGAGTTGAGGGGCGGGCCGCTGGGTAGTCAGATGTCTGGCCACGGCCGGCGCGTCGCCGAGCAGGCGCGCAGCGTTGCCCAGCGCCTCGGGCTGCCCGATGCCGAGGTCCAGAACGTCATGCTGGCCGGCCTGTTGCACGACATCGGCAAGCTCGGCCTGCCCGACGAATTGCTGGCCAAGCCTTACAACATGTTGACGGCCGAGCAACGGAATCTGGTGATGAAACACCCGGCGGTCGGCCAGAACATCCTGATGGGCATCGACAAGTTCAAGGAGGCCGCCGTACTGGTGCGCCACCACCACGAATGTTTTGATGGCAGTGGCTATCCCGATCATCTGACCGGGATAGCCATCCCGCAGGGCAGCCGCATTCTGTGTGTCGTCAATGACTATGACGCCTTGCTCATCGGCACGCTGGCCCAGCGCCCGCTCAAGCCGGCTGAAGCGTTGAATTTCCTGATCGACAATCGGGGCAAGCGCTATGACCCGACGGTGGTCGATACTTTCGTCAAGCTCCTGGCCGAAACCAAAAAGACCGGTGCGGTCGAAGTGCCGCTGCGCACCATGCACCTCAAGCCGGGCATGGTGCTCTCCCGCGACCTGGAGCACCGTGACGGTTACATGCTGCTGGCCAAAGGGAGTGCGCTGACCGCCGAAATCATTGCCCAGCTGATCCGCATGGAATCGACTGAACAACACATGCTGACGCTCTACATCCGCCAGGAGGAAAAATGAGCCGTATCCTGATCGTTGATGACGAGGATTCCATCCTCAATTCCCTGAAGCGGGTATTGCGCCTGGCCCCGTGCGTTTACGGCAACAAACGGTATGCGCTGGAAGTGAGTGCCTTCAACTCGCCGCTGGCCGCACTGGAGGCGGCGCGCAGTGAAGACTTCGAGCTGTTCATGAGCGACTACCGGATGCCGGGCATGGATGGCATCGAGTTTCTCAAGGCGGCCAAGGCCATCCAGCCCGACGCCTCCCGCCTGATTCTTTCCGGTTATGCCGACCTCAATGCCCTGGTCCGGGCGGTCAACGAAGTCGGCATCGAGCGCTTCATCGGCAAGCCCTGGAACGATTACGACCTGATGTCGGCGATCGGCCAGGCGCTCGCGCACCGCGACCTGATGCTGGAAAACCGCCAGCTGGCCAACCTGGTGCGTCTGGAGATGGGCGATACCTCGCCGGAGCAACTGGAAGCCGAGCGCCTCGAACGCATTGAGCCGGGCATTACCGATGTGAATTGGGGGCCGGACGGTTCCGTCGTGCTTGACCCCGAGTTCCAGGCCAGGGACTAAAGCGCCAATGCCTGACAGCAATCCTGATTTCCTGACCTTCAAGCTCGTTTATTACGGGCCGGCGCAAAGCGGCAAGACGACCAATCTGCTGCGTCTGCATGACCTGCTCGCCCCGGCCATGAAGGGCGAGATCATGACGATGGAAACCAAGGATGACCGGACGCTTTTCTTCGATTTGCTGCCCCTCGGCTTTCGTGCCCCCTCCGGCCTGCTGATCAAGTTTCGCCTGTTTACCGTGCCCGGCCAGGTGGCCCATGACGGCACCCGCAAGGCGGTGTTGTCGCGGGCCGATGGCGTCGTCTTCGTGGCCGATGCCGACCGCGCTCAGGAAACCAACAACAGCGAATCCTTCCAGAGCCTGGCGGAAAACTGCGCCCGGGTCGGCATCGATTTCGAGCACTTGCCGCTGGTCGTCCAGTTCAACAAGTGTGACCTGCCCAATGCCACGCCGGAGGCAGAGGTTCGTGATCGCTGGTCAGCCGCGCCCTGGCCGTTGGTTTTCTCGGTAGCGCTGACCGGGCAGGGGATCGCGTCGACATTCGCCATCCTGTTGCGCAGCGTTTACCAGCGTTTCAACAGTGAATACGAGCTGGCAAGCCGGCACGGGCTGGATGAAGAAGCCTTCATCGCCGGCGCGCTGGGGCCACAGCCGTGAGCCAGGGTTTCGACCGTGAATGGCGGCTGGGCGAGCTGCTCGATGCGCCGCTGGTCGAAAAAATAGGGCCGGCCATGGCCGCCTTGCTCGGTGGCGATCTGGCCATCACCGACGAGGCTGGCACCGTCTTCTGGGGGCTGCCCGCGCCTGAAGCCCGCCGGGAGCCGCTGATTCTCGAATTGGAACCCGTTGCTTATCTGCTCAGCAGTTCGGCCGACACGCCGGCCCTGAAAGCGGCCAGCAATCTGCTGCTTGCCCTGCTGCGCTCGCAGGTCCGCTTCAAGATGGCATCGAGCCTGCATCTCGAAGCGGTGGCTGAAGACTTCGAATCGTTGCGCCGCGAACATGCCCGCCTGATGGAGTCTGAAACCCGTTACAAGACGCTGTCGGAAGAACTGGAAGAGCGGGTCAAGAAACAAACCGCCCAGCTCGAAGAGCGCCAGCAGATGCTCTACCAGGCCGAGAAACTCGCCTCGGTCGGCCAGCTGGCGGCGGGCATGGCGCATGAGATCAACAATCCGCTGGGCTTCGTTCGCAGCAATTTTTCCTCTTTCAGCAACTATCTGGACCAAATCGCCAAACTGAAAGCGCAACCCGGCACTGCCGAGCAGGCCTGGCAGGCCCTGGATCTCGATTTCGTCATTGAAGACTGCGCGGACCTGCTCAAGGAAAGCGCCTCCGGGCTGGAAAGAATCGCCCGCATCGTGGCCGACCTGAAGGGTTTTTCGAACGTGGACCGGGCCACCCAGGAATTCACCGACCTCAACGAGTGCCTGCATCAGGCGGTGAGCATGGCTGAAACCCAGAAGCCGGCGGGCATCAATTTCCGCCTCGAACTCTTGCCGCTGCCCAGAATCGTCTGCCTGCCGGGGCATATCAACCAGCTTTTCTTCAACGTCATCCGCAATGCCATGCAGGCTATCCAGGATGCCAAACGCCCGGGCGAGGTGAAGATTTCGTCGGAAGCCAATGAGGAAGGGATCGCCATCCGCATCCACGATAACGGCATCGGCATGACCGCGGCGCAGCTGGAGCACGTTTTCGAACCCTTCTACACGACCCGCCCGGTGGGGTCCGGGGTCGGCATTGGCCTGTCCACCGCCCGCAATATCGTGCTCGCCCACAGCGGCCGGATTGCGCTCGATAGCCAACCCGATGGCGGGACGACCGTCTCCCTTTTCTTCCCGGCTCCGAAATGACCGACTATTCCTCGCTCTTTACCGGCAAGACGGCTGCACCGCAGGCGCCGGCCACGCATCTGACGCCGCCGCGCTACCGCCTGCTTTTTGTCGATGACGAGCCGAGCATTGTCAAGGCGCTGAGTCGCGTTTTCCGCCAGGAGAACTACGAGGTCATTACCGCCTGGAGCGGCCAGGAGGGCCTGGATAAACTGGCCCAGGGGCCGGTGCATCTGGTGATCAGCGATTTCATGATGCCCGGCATGAACGGCGCCCAGTTTCTTCAGGAGGTCAAAAAACGCTCGCCGGACACTATCCGCATCATGCTCACCGGCCATGCCAATACCGATGCGGTGATGGGGGCGATCAACGAGGGGGCGGTCTATAAATTCATTCTCAAGCCGTGGAACGACGACGATCTGCGGGTGACCGTCGCCCTTGCCCTCGAACAATTCGACCTGATCACGCGCAACCGCAGCCTGAAGGCGGAAAACGTCGAGAAGTCGAAAGAAATTTCTGCCCTCTCCCGGCTGGCGGCCACTCACCGCAGTCGCCTGGGGATCATGCTGCACAAGCAGAGCCTGCTTACTTCCGCCCAATTGCAGGAACTGACCTTGCTGCAGCAAAAGCGCAAGGAACCGCTGATTGCGCTTTTGCTGGAGAAGGACTGGGTGCCGGAGCGCCGCATCCGCGAATTGCTCAAGCGCGAGATGATGATCGAGG is a window encoding:
- a CDS encoding response regulator; amino-acid sequence: MSRILIVDDEDSILNSLKRVLRLAPCVYGNKRYALEVSAFNSPLAALEAARSEDFELFMSDYRMPGMDGIEFLKAAKAIQPDASRLILSGYADLNALVRAVNEVGIERFIGKPWNDYDLMSAIGQALAHRDLMLENRQLANLVRLEMGDTSPEQLEAERLERIEPGITDVNWGPDGSVVLDPEFQARD
- a CDS encoding EAL domain-containing protein, whose translation is MINPAGGAADGTRPIVLVVDDVPVNLNIVSEIVRDMGLNVRAASNGQTALRYARLDPQPDLILLDIMMPGMDGHEVLARLRADPATSNIPVIFVTAINNPDEEGAGLHEGAVDYITKPIQPAILRARVESQIEIKRSRDLLAGQKVWLEQEVSRRVAENKQLDARLQMAISSSASGIWEHDHQAGTSLWNDSLARILGREPGAAPIAEHMALIHPEDRARTENYLAEALLKGDEIFIDDIRMQHRDGHWVSMEVRGKVIRRDTEGAPLLTLGTMVDISQRKAAEAEQRLAAVVFTGISDGICITDPGGKILLINAAFSKVTGYSASEVLNQNPKILRSGIHGAEFYRDMWDCLNRHDNWQGEITNRRKSGDLVTEWLSISAVRDTQGRLMHYVGLFSDLSERQAAAERIQYLSSYDPLTNLPNRNLFADRLGQSLIAAHRFKRETAVILLDLDRFRFINDTLGPPAGDEVLVEVARRLNLQVREGDTIGRRSGNEFGFVMASLAQESDAIALAQRMLDAIAVPFEIKGQSLVMTASIGISVAPRNGEEADTLLTCADAALLRAKKGGRGTFRFYSPEMDANAARRLGLEAALRDALARNELAVHYQPQISLESGNMIGMEALLRWNTAQFGPVSPAEFIPIAEETGLILPIGEWVLRTACEQTKRWLDLGLANLRVAVNLSTRQFRQPNLAGLVRQVLDETRLPPGALELEITESAFIDDIDEAIAQCHALKTLGTKLSLDDFGTGYSSLAYISRFPFDKIKIDQGFVRDIIENPVNAAIATAAIVMARSLNLTVLAEGVETEAQASFLRGRRCDSMQGYLFSPALPAGQFEQLLSGNKRLALVDKPTDNGQTLLVVDDEPNILSALSRLLRREGFQILTATSPNDAFELLAKNPVQVILSDQRMPEMSGTEFFARVRQLYPETIRIVLTGYTDLDSVTDAINRGAIYKFLTKPWDDDQLREQIREAFRMTKDHQRHAFFAQDEPK
- a CDS encoding HD domain-containing phosphohydrolase, whose amino-acid sequence is MSEEQSFPTLLFVDDEPGILSALRRLFRPHGYRIFIAESGAAGLEILAKESVDLVISDMRMPEMDGAAFLKEVRNRWPQVMRILLTGYADITSTVAAINQGEIYRYVSKPWDDNEIITIVREATERQRLETENQRLSALTKAQNDELKQLNTSLEQKVAERTAELRQALSFVEQAHSELKKSFLTSVQVFAGVIELRGGPLGSQMSGHGRRVAEQARSVAQRLGLPDAEVQNVMLAGLLHDIGKLGLPDELLAKPYNMLTAEQRNLVMKHPAVGQNILMGIDKFKEAAVLVRHHHECFDGSGYPDHLTGIAIPQGSRILCVVNDYDALLIGTLAQRPLKPAEALNFLIDNRGKRYDPTVVDTFVKLLAETKKTGAVEVPLRTMHLKPGMVLSRDLEHRDGYMLLAKGSALTAEIIAQLIRMESTEQHMLTLYIRQEEK
- a CDS encoding sensor histidine kinase gives rise to the protein MSQGFDREWRLGELLDAPLVEKIGPAMAALLGGDLAITDEAGTVFWGLPAPEARREPLILELEPVAYLLSSSADTPALKAASNLLLALLRSQVRFKMASSLHLEAVAEDFESLRREHARLMESETRYKTLSEELEERVKKQTAQLEERQQMLYQAEKLASVGQLAAGMAHEINNPLGFVRSNFSSFSNYLDQIAKLKAQPGTAEQAWQALDLDFVIEDCADLLKESASGLERIARIVADLKGFSNVDRATQEFTDLNECLHQAVSMAETQKPAGINFRLELLPLPRIVCLPGHINQLFFNVIRNAMQAIQDAKRPGEVKISSEANEEGIAIRIHDNGIGMTAAQLEHVFEPFYTTRPVGSGVGIGLSTARNIVLAHSGRIALDSQPDGGTTVSLFFPAPK
- a CDS encoding PAS domain S-box protein, which gives rise to MNPNSPSVAFLRVFLPAVLLILVGIWFWAEQGLSPWAFSVLLIGLAALGARQIVRGRRDERRAEQEFRAIFDHAMVGMARSDTAQRCLEVNPALCRILGRSNDELVGKAWPELTHPDDLAMSQANFERLMAGQSDGYSMEQRFLRADGSVVETHVSVRAIRSASGRNKSFAVVVQDISNWILAEREWEQSAKTLQRFIDHFPGTAYVKDADSRILIANRGFVRQLGLAPAAMIGRRSQDFFPGEFGEKILADDARIMASGQTEVIEESFGGRHYQSTKFVIPRGDGTADLGGITLDVTERRMAEQQLYQRDRRSAVFLELPIKAEALPEKDFMQYGLECAEELTGSAVAFIHLVNDDGNSIELVAWSRSTLEKYCTAAFDKHYPLAEAGIWADAVRQKMPVVVNDYAAAPGKHGLPEGHSVLLRFLSIPVMDGGAVRMVAGVGNKASDYTDYDVETLQLIANETWRIVRRQRIENALRLAMQVVNASPVVCFRWAASEGWPVVFVSENVKQWGYTPDDLKAGKPPFSELVHPDDLSRIADEVSRKTAAGLDGYEQEYRLLTAENQVIWVVDRTIVRRDAEGRALFYDGVLTNITERKTQQLAVSETLAQQKLLNKRLEEAHNQLLQSEKMASIGQLAAGVAHELNNPIGFVHSNLGTLDGYLHDLMAIIEAYDKLAGEMGTSFPALEKVLRLKDDCDFAFLKEDIFSLLSESKDGLGRVRKIVQDLKSFSRVGEQEWQEANLHQGIDSTLNIVWNELKYKCKVIKEYGDIPPVFCLISQLNQVFMNLLVNAGHAIENQGTITIRTYRRGDDAVCVEVSDSGVGIAPENLNRIFEPFYTTKPVGQGTGLGLSLAYSIIERHHGHLEVESSLGKGTTFRVILPVHQGKTAERESVETSL
- a CDS encoding GTP-binding protein; the protein is MPDSNPDFLTFKLVYYGPAQSGKTTNLLRLHDLLAPAMKGEIMTMETKDDRTLFFDLLPLGFRAPSGLLIKFRLFTVPGQVAHDGTRKAVLSRADGVVFVADADRAQETNNSESFQSLAENCARVGIDFEHLPLVVQFNKCDLPNATPEAEVRDRWSAAPWPLVFSVALTGQGIASTFAILLRSVYQRFNSEYELASRHGLDEEAFIAGALGPQP